Proteins from a single region of Dyadobacter fanqingshengii:
- a CDS encoding Gfo/Idh/MocA family protein, with amino-acid sequence MAGPAIGILPTLYSNEAKVADKVRLGFVGVGLRGRNHLEQALFRPDVEVNAICDIDPAAVNFSLEQIKKSGRKAPAVYGKGDEDFLNLVKRDDLDGILIATPWHWHVPMTIAAMKAGKYAAVEVSATVTLQESWDLVDTFEKTGSHCMILENVCYRRDVMAILKMVREGMFGEMTYAHCGYQHDLRSVKLNDGKSNGGVGVEFGEKGFSEAKWRTQHSVDRNGDIYPTHGLGPVAHWLDINRGNSFSYLTSTATKSRGLHKYIVDHGGKDHPNAKVNFKLGDIVTTVIQCQNGENIVLVHDTNSPRPYSLAFRAQGTNGIWMNDGHSIYIEGVSPKEHTAEPDKAYLDKNDHPLWAKYAKDAESAGHGGIDYFVLRGFIESIKRKTAPPIDVYDAATWSAISPLSELSIAKGSAPVEIPDFTRGKWKTNKRIFGLNDEY; translated from the coding sequence ATGGCCGGACCCGCCATCGGGATATTGCCGACATTGTACTCCAATGAAGCAAAAGTGGCTGATAAAGTACGCCTTGGCTTCGTCGGTGTAGGCCTTCGCGGTCGCAACCATCTTGAACAGGCACTCTTCCGCCCGGATGTAGAGGTAAACGCGATCTGTGACATTGATCCCGCCGCCGTTAATTTCTCCCTTGAACAAATTAAAAAATCAGGAAGGAAAGCACCCGCCGTTTATGGCAAGGGAGACGAGGATTTCCTGAATCTCGTGAAGCGTGACGACCTCGACGGAATTTTAATCGCAACGCCCTGGCACTGGCACGTGCCCATGACGATAGCGGCTATGAAAGCCGGAAAATATGCTGCTGTGGAAGTTTCGGCAACGGTTACTTTGCAGGAATCTTGGGATCTGGTGGATACTTTTGAAAAAACCGGCTCGCATTGCATGATTCTCGAAAACGTTTGTTACCGCCGGGATGTCATGGCCATATTAAAGATGGTGCGTGAAGGAATGTTCGGTGAAATGACCTATGCACATTGCGGTTACCAGCACGATTTACGTTCCGTTAAGCTCAATGATGGCAAAAGCAATGGTGGAGTTGGTGTAGAATTTGGTGAAAAAGGATTTTCAGAAGCCAAATGGCGCACCCAGCATTCCGTGGACCGCAATGGCGACATTTATCCGACGCACGGCCTCGGCCCCGTTGCGCATTGGCTCGACATTAACCGCGGCAACAGCTTCTCTTATTTGACCTCAACTGCCACAAAATCTAGGGGATTACATAAATACATTGTTGATCACGGCGGCAAGGATCACCCGAATGCAAAGGTAAATTTCAAACTAGGCGACATTGTGACGACTGTTATCCAATGTCAAAATGGCGAAAACATCGTGCTCGTTCATGACACGAACTCGCCACGCCCCTACTCGCTTGCTTTCCGTGCGCAGGGAACTAACGGGATCTGGATGAACGACGGACACAGCATATATATAGAAGGCGTTTCTCCCAAAGAACATACAGCAGAACCCGATAAAGCTTATCTCGATAAAAATGACCATCCATTATGGGCAAAATATGCGAAAGACGCAGAAAGCGCAGGACACGGCGGCATCGATTATTTTGTATTAAGGGGCTTTATTGAATCCATTAAAAGAAAAACTGCACCGCCGATCGACGTGTATGACGCCGCGACCTGGAGTGCGATCAGCCCGTTGTCCGAGCTTTCTATTGCAAAAGGAAGTGCACCAGTTGAAATTCCGGACTTCACCAGAGGAAAATGGAAGACCAACAAGCGCATTTTCGGCCTTAATGACGAGTATTAA
- the trhO gene encoding oxygen-dependent tRNA uridine(34) hydroxylase TrhO, with product MKPFKVILYYFYAPIEDTETYRDEHHLFCVQHNLLGRIIIAPEGLNGTVSGTPEDCEAYMNYVRSDSRFQDVQFKVEEHDKIAFQKLHVRVKDEIVNSDLGVDPLVRTGKHLEPAEFKQIINDPNVVLVDMRSDYEHELGKFKGAITFDMHNLRELPDHIHEIEHLKDKKIVTYCTGGIKCEKASAYLLEQGFQDVYQLHGGIIRYGLEEGGENFDGKCYVFDNRIAVEVNKVNPTVISRCYICDEPCDRMINCANAECNTHVPVCHKCGQEMEGACSPECKAHPDKRTYDGTGYYVSNSNHYHPLQGLKSQKKNIKKMKLAERTEPAQ from the coding sequence ATGAAGCCTTTCAAGGTAATTTTATATTATTTCTATGCGCCCATCGAAGACACGGAAACGTATCGCGATGAGCATCATTTGTTCTGCGTGCAGCACAATCTTTTGGGCAGGATTATCATAGCACCGGAAGGTTTGAATGGGACGGTTTCGGGCACGCCGGAAGATTGCGAAGCATATATGAATTATGTGCGTTCCGACAGCCGGTTTCAGGATGTGCAGTTTAAAGTGGAAGAGCATGATAAAATTGCTTTTCAAAAGCTGCACGTGCGGGTTAAAGATGAAATTGTTAATTCCGATCTGGGTGTTGACCCTCTGGTTCGCACTGGAAAGCATTTGGAACCCGCTGAATTTAAGCAGATTATCAATGATCCTAATGTTGTTTTAGTAGACATGCGGTCTGATTATGAGCATGAGCTGGGCAAATTCAAAGGCGCAATTACTTTTGATATGCATAACCTGCGCGAGCTGCCCGATCATATACACGAGATCGAACATTTGAAAGATAAAAAAATTGTGACCTATTGCACAGGCGGCATTAAGTGCGAAAAAGCAAGCGCATATTTGCTGGAACAGGGTTTTCAGGATGTTTACCAATTACACGGCGGCATTATCCGCTATGGGCTGGAAGAGGGCGGTGAAAATTTTGATGGTAAATGTTATGTTTTCGACAACCGCATTGCCGTGGAAGTCAATAAAGTTAATCCGACTGTCATCTCCCGCTGCTACATCTGCGATGAACCCTGCGACCGTATGATCAACTGCGCCAACGCGGAATGCAATACGCACGTGCCGGTTTGCCACAAATGCGGTCAAGAAATGGAGGGCGCCTGCTCACCGGAATGTAAGGCGCACCCGGACAAGCGCACTTATGACGGAACGGGCTATTATGTGAGCAACAGCAACCATTATCATCCGCTTCAAGGCTTGAAAAGTCAGAAAAAGAACATTAAGAAAATGAAACTGGCGGAAAGAACTGAACCGGCTCAATAG
- a CDS encoding sugar phosphate isomerase/epimerase family protein, whose protein sequence is MYVSRRDFLKKAGATAFAATAFSDLLMADPAKKLWFDISLAEWSLHKALFKKELTNLDFPALAKKEFGISIVEYVNQFFKDKAEDKTYLNDLIKRQKDNGVTAHLIMIDGEGGLGELDAAVRNKAVENHYRWVEAAKYLGCKTIRVNAFGKGSFEEIAKSAVEGLGKLGEFAAKTGINVIVENHGGSSSNGQWLSGVMKQVNLKNVGTLPDFGNFCITRKDGGCAESYDRYQGTKELMPYAKGVSAKTYDFDEKGNCVETDYTKILKIVKDAGFKGIAGIEYEGSKLSEFEGIKATKALLERVGPTV, encoded by the coding sequence ATGTACGTTTCCCGTCGTGATTTTCTTAAAAAAGCCGGTGCTACTGCCTTCGCAGCAACCGCTTTTTCCGACCTGCTAATGGCAGACCCTGCTAAAAAACTATGGTTTGATATTTCCCTGGCTGAATGGTCTTTACACAAAGCGCTTTTCAAAAAAGAACTGACCAACCTTGACTTCCCTGCACTGGCGAAAAAAGAGTTCGGCATTTCGATCGTTGAGTATGTAAACCAGTTCTTCAAAGACAAAGCAGAAGACAAGACCTATCTGAATGATTTGATAAAAAGACAAAAGGACAACGGCGTTACCGCTCACCTCATCATGATCGACGGCGAAGGTGGTTTGGGAGAATTGGACGCAGCTGTTCGTAACAAGGCCGTTGAAAACCATTACAGATGGGTTGAAGCTGCAAAATATCTGGGTTGCAAAACCATCCGTGTGAATGCATTCGGAAAAGGAAGCTTCGAAGAAATTGCAAAATCTGCCGTTGAAGGACTTGGTAAGCTGGGCGAATTCGCTGCCAAAACGGGCATCAATGTAATCGTTGAAAATCACGGCGGATCGTCATCCAACGGACAATGGTTGTCAGGCGTCATGAAGCAGGTGAATCTCAAAAATGTGGGAACATTACCTGACTTCGGAAACTTCTGCATCACCAGAAAAGACGGAGGCTGCGCAGAATCGTACGACAGATATCAGGGAACGAAAGAACTGATGCCTTATGCAAAAGGTGTAAGTGCAAAAACCTACGATTTCGACGAAAAAGGAAACTGTGTTGAAACGGACTATACAAAAATCCTGAAAATCGTAAAAGACGCAGGCTTCAAAGGCATAGCGGGGATTGAGTATGAAGGAAGTAAGCTTTCTGAGTTTGAAGGAATTAAGGCTACGAAAGCGCTGTTAGAGCGCGTTGGGCCTACGGTTTAA
- the surE gene encoding 5'/3'-nucleotidase SurE, giving the protein MKPLILVTNDDGITSKGIRTLVEVMQTIGEVIVVAPNSPQSGMGHAITIGEPLRLYSTHIFEGVVEYECSGTPADCVKLAKNYVLQDRKPDLVVSGINHGSNSSISVLYSGTMSAAIEAAIEGIPAIGFSLTDYREDADFDHAIPFIKSITEEALKNGIPNGIALNVNIPGKTDLPLKGVKVCRQAHAKWQEKFDYRVDPNGRGYLWMAGEFVNFDTEKEDTDVWALDNNYISVVPCQYDLTAYEAVKQLSTWDL; this is encoded by the coding sequence ATGAAACCCCTTATTTTAGTTACTAATGACGACGGAATAACATCCAAAGGAATCCGAACACTGGTAGAAGTGATGCAAACCATTGGAGAAGTGATCGTAGTCGCGCCGAACAGCCCGCAATCGGGGATGGGACACGCTATCACCATTGGCGAACCGTTAAGACTTTATTCCACACATATTTTTGAAGGAGTTGTAGAATACGAATGTTCGGGAACGCCTGCTGACTGCGTGAAACTGGCAAAAAATTACGTTTTACAGGATCGCAAGCCGGATTTGGTCGTGAGCGGGATTAACCACGGAAGTAACAGTTCCATTAGCGTGCTGTATTCGGGAACCATGTCGGCCGCGATCGAAGCAGCCATTGAAGGCATTCCAGCGATCGGGTTTTCGTTGACAGACTACCGTGAGGATGCGGATTTCGATCACGCCATTCCTTTTATCAAATCCATTACCGAAGAAGCGCTTAAAAACGGCATACCAAATGGCATTGCATTAAACGTTAACATTCCTGGGAAGACGGATCTGCCTTTAAAAGGCGTAAAGGTTTGTCGGCAGGCACACGCGAAATGGCAGGAAAAATTCGACTATCGCGTGGATCCGAATGGAAGAGGCTACCTGTGGATGGCGGGAGAATTCGTCAATTTTGATACCGAAAAAGAAGATACCGATGTCTGGGCGTTGGATAACAATTATATTTCTGTTGTCCCGTGTCAATATGATCTGACAGCGTATGAGGCAGTAAAGCAGCTTTCGACCTGGGATTTATAA
- a CDS encoding deoxynucleoside kinase yields MHIAIIGNIGAGKTTLTQMLGEYFKWDVMYEAVEGNPYLADFYQDMDRWAFNLQIYFLNNRFAQVQKIRETTYSTIIQDRTIYEDAFIFARNLHESGVMTERDYQTYLLLFESIIRTVSQPDLLIYLKADIPKLVSQIKKRGRDFEADISTDYLVALNHYYEDFVKHYDHGKIIEIDVNQMDFASNPTDFDFIVSQLNKELFYI; encoded by the coding sequence ATGCACATCGCGATCATTGGTAACATCGGCGCCGGTAAAACCACATTAACCCAAATGCTGGGTGAATATTTCAAATGGGACGTGATGTACGAAGCCGTGGAAGGGAATCCATATCTGGCTGATTTTTACCAGGATATGGATCGCTGGGCATTTAATTTGCAAATTTATTTTCTTAATAACCGCTTTGCGCAGGTTCAGAAAATCCGTGAGACCACTTACTCTACCATTATTCAGGACAGGACCATTTATGAGGATGCTTTTATTTTCGCCAGAAATCTCCACGAGTCGGGCGTGATGACAGAGCGGGATTACCAGACTTATCTGCTGCTTTTCGAATCCATTATCAGGACAGTGTCGCAACCGGACCTGCTCATTTATTTAAAAGCAGACATTCCCAAACTTGTTTCACAGATCAAAAAAAGGGGCAGGGACTTCGAGGCTGACATTTCAACTGACTATCTGGTTGCCCTCAACCACTATTATGAAGATTTTGTAAAGCACTACGATCACGGCAAGATCATTGAGATCGACGTGAATCAGATGGATTTCGCTTCCAATCCCACGGACTTCGACTTTATCGTAAGCCAATTAAATAAAGAGTTGTTTTATATCTGA
- the folE gene encoding GTP cyclohydrolase I FolE: MKQNGTSSNIQSTDMVEVEEIGNDHVYSSIETPMRKDAFAMEDDLKMELIEKHFRHIMEIMGLDLTDDSLKGTPKRVAKMFITEVFSGLDPKNKPAVTLFENKYKYDQMLVEKDISVFSNCEHHFVPIYGKAHVAYISSGKVIGLSKLNRIVEYFAKRPQVQERLTVQIANELKLALETEDVAVVIDAQHMCVQSRGIRDSGSSTVTAFYGGKFQEEVTKKEFLSYLGM, from the coding sequence ATGAAACAGAACGGAACTTCGTCGAATATCCAGTCGACTGACATGGTTGAGGTTGAGGAAATTGGGAACGATCATGTATATTCTTCGATCGAGACACCCATGCGCAAAGATGCTTTTGCGATGGAGGATGATCTTAAAATGGAGCTGATTGAAAAGCATTTCCGTCACATTATGGAAATCATGGGTCTCGACCTGACTGATGACAGCTTGAAAGGCACGCCAAAACGTGTTGCCAAAATGTTCATCACGGAGGTTTTCAGCGGCCTTGATCCAAAAAATAAACCAGCGGTCACGCTTTTTGAAAATAAATACAAATACGACCAGATGCTGGTCGAAAAAGATATTTCTGTTTTCTCCAACTGTGAGCACCACTTCGTGCCTATTTACGGAAAAGCCCACGTTGCCTACATTTCCAGCGGCAAAGTGATCGGCCTATCCAAGCTGAACCGGATTGTTGAATATTTCGCTAAACGTCCGCAGGTTCAGGAAAGATTAACCGTACAGATTGCTAATGAGTTGAAATTAGCATTGGAAACGGAGGATGTCGCTGTTGTAATTGACGCGCAGCACATGTGCGTGCAGTCACGGGGCATCCGTGATTCGGGAAGTTCTACCGTGACAGCGTTTTACGGCGGGAAGTTTCAGGAGGAGGTTACCAAGAAAGAGTTTTTGAGTTATTTGGGGATGTGA
- a CDS encoding LysE family translocator — protein MLESLVYGTLTGIALCLTFGTVFFSLVQNSVDNGYRTGVKIAFGVFVCDIIFVFFAIYGTALLPDIPDFKKWMAGAGVFFLVALGLTNVIQGQPQIAYPKTSLGNLFYYFTMGFLLNGLNPVNFISWVTIASYIRTNLHYNYHQVLMFFGASVVAVFLVECGIAVFAHRLKRVFTPRVVTIFNKVTGVVFILIACQIAYVNFIR, from the coding sequence ATGCTGGAATCGCTTGTTTATGGCACGCTTACCGGAATCGCATTATGTCTCACTTTCGGGACGGTATTTTTTTCATTGGTCCAAAACAGTGTAGACAATGGTTACAGGACCGGCGTGAAAATAGCGTTTGGCGTGTTTGTTTGCGACATTATCTTTGTTTTCTTCGCCATTTACGGAACTGCATTATTGCCTGATATCCCGGATTTTAAGAAATGGATGGCGGGCGCCGGAGTGTTTTTTCTGGTCGCACTGGGGCTAACGAATGTTATTCAAGGACAGCCGCAGATTGCATATCCCAAAACGAGCCTCGGAAACCTGTTTTATTACTTCACAATGGGTTTTCTGCTCAATGGGCTTAATCCGGTGAATTTCATCAGCTGGGTGACGATTGCTTCGTACATCCGCACGAATCTGCATTACAATTATCACCAGGTGCTGATGTTCTTTGGAGCGAGTGTGGTAGCGGTGTTTCTGGTAGAATGCGGCATTGCCGTGTTTGCGCACAGATTGAAGCGTGTCTTTACGCCAAGAGTGGTCACGATTTTCAACAAAGTGACAGGCGTCGTTTTCATCCTGATCGCCTGCCAGATTGCTTATGTCAATTTTATCCGCTAG
- a CDS encoding GH3 family domain-containing protein, with protein sequence MALVGSLLKKGIHISNIVANRRKASLHIQQKKTLAKLLAKARYTEFGEKYNFDELLSSILFSEKGAYYELYKKTVPVYDYNKIFNEWWHRSLEGEKDICWPGQIKYYALSSGTSEAATKHIPVTKAMSRAIQKTSIRQILSLGHYKDLPNDLYEKGFLMLGGSTNLNNQDKHFEGDLSGITARQIPYWFRPYYKPGEKIAAQKDWGLKLEEITKQAHEWDIGFIVGVPAWIQLLMEKIIAHYKVKTIHDIWPNLQVFAHGGVSFEPYRKGFEKLLARPLIYINTYLASEGFIAYQTRPGAQGMELVCDNGIFFEFIPFNEKNFDSEGTLLPDPETLMVDQVEEGKEYALLLSTCAGSWRYLIGDTVKFVDKAKGEIVITGRTKHYLSLCGEHLSVDNMNKAVDLVSDEMGLTVKEFTVCGIEYGSMFAHHWYVGVEETDVNAQELKTKLDAKLAELNDDYAVERRHALKEVFVTVLPNKAFYDWMNSKGKMGGQHKFPRVFKNFLMDDWKGFLDKNGYVKEEPSH encoded by the coding sequence ATGGCATTAGTAGGTAGTTTATTAAAAAAAGGAATTCATATCAGCAACATTGTTGCTAACCGCAGAAAGGCAAGTCTCCATATTCAGCAAAAAAAAACTTTGGCGAAATTACTTGCCAAAGCACGCTATACGGAGTTTGGTGAAAAGTACAATTTCGACGAGTTGCTTTCCTCGATCTTGTTCAGTGAGAAGGGCGCCTACTACGAGTTATACAAGAAAACGGTTCCTGTTTACGACTACAACAAGATATTCAACGAATGGTGGCATCGTTCACTGGAAGGAGAAAAAGACATTTGCTGGCCTGGTCAGATTAAATATTATGCATTAAGCTCGGGCACTTCCGAGGCTGCTACCAAGCACATTCCGGTCACCAAAGCAATGTCTCGCGCGATCCAGAAAACGAGCATCCGCCAAATCCTTTCGCTTGGGCATTATAAAGACCTTCCCAATGATTTGTACGAAAAAGGCTTCCTCATGCTCGGCGGCAGTACAAATCTGAATAATCAGGACAAGCATTTCGAAGGCGATTTGAGCGGAATTACTGCCAGGCAGATCCCCTACTGGTTCAGACCTTATTATAAACCCGGCGAAAAGATTGCGGCGCAAAAAGACTGGGGTCTGAAACTGGAAGAGATCACCAAGCAGGCGCACGAATGGGACATTGGTTTCATAGTAGGCGTTCCTGCGTGGATCCAGCTTTTGATGGAAAAGATCATTGCACATTACAAGGTCAAGACGATTCACGATATCTGGCCCAATTTGCAAGTCTTCGCACACGGAGGCGTTTCATTTGAGCCTTATAGAAAAGGTTTTGAAAAACTGCTCGCGCGCCCGCTGATTTACATTAACACCTATCTGGCTTCCGAAGGATTTATCGCCTACCAGACACGCCCCGGCGCACAAGGCATGGAATTGGTGTGCGACAATGGCATTTTCTTCGAATTTATCCCCTTTAACGAAAAAAACTTCGACTCCGAAGGCACATTATTGCCTGATCCTGAGACATTAATGGTCGACCAGGTGGAAGAAGGAAAGGAATATGCATTGCTCCTCTCGACCTGCGCGGGATCGTGGCGTTATCTCATTGGTGACACGGTGAAATTTGTCGATAAAGCCAAAGGAGAAATTGTTATTACAGGCCGCACAAAGCATTATTTGAGCCTCTGCGGTGAACACCTTTCTGTTGATAACATGAACAAGGCCGTTGACCTGGTTTCGGATGAAATGGGGTTAACAGTGAAAGAATTCACCGTTTGCGGCATTGAATATGGCTCAATGTTCGCGCATCACTGGTATGTGGGCGTGGAAGAAACGGACGTAAATGCACAAGAGCTCAAAACCAAGCTGGATGCCAAATTAGCAGAACTGAATGATGATTACGCCGTTGAAAGGCGGCATGCTCTGAAAGAAGTTTTTGTAACAGTTTTGCCTAACAAAGCTTTTTATGACTGGATGAATTCGAAAGGCAAAATGGGCGGTCAGCACAAATTCCCACGCGTTTTCAAGAATTTTCTAATGGACGACTGGAAGGGATTTTTGGATAAGAACGGCTATGTGAAAGAAGAGCCGTCTCACTAG
- a CDS encoding cation diffusion facilitator family transporter — MQINQNKLKQRLILLSFIASILLTGLKFFAYYLTSSNAILSDALESIINVIASGFAFYSIYLSAQPKDRNHPYGHGKIEFFSAGFEGALIMIASLFIIIEAINRIMDPAPIQNLLEGSGFILFTILVNTAIGYKLLVEGKRVNSLALVADGRHLMTDSISSLVLIFSVGLILLTGYVWIDSVASLLFGVFLAYNGFLLVSKSVAGLMDAVDDALLEKVVQTLKSNKKTEWIDVHNLRVQQYGSDLHIDCHLTLPYYWELQKVHETIHNFENILKDSHTGETEIFVHADPCLYQCCYFCRVADCPVRQHAFIKDIDWDAASLVKNEKLYNEARIHIP; from the coding sequence ATGCAAATAAACCAAAATAAGCTTAAACAACGTCTCATACTGCTGTCTTTTATAGCCAGCATTCTGCTGACGGGTTTGAAATTCTTCGCTTATTATCTCACTTCTTCGAACGCGATTCTGAGCGATGCGCTGGAATCGATTATCAACGTCATAGCGAGCGGTTTTGCGTTTTACAGCATTTATCTTTCCGCGCAGCCCAAGGACAGAAACCACCCGTATGGTCACGGGAAAATTGAGTTTTTCTCGGCCGGCTTTGAGGGTGCGTTGATCATGATTGCTTCGCTTTTTATCATCATTGAGGCGATAAACCGGATTATGGACCCCGCTCCTATTCAGAACCTTTTGGAGGGTTCGGGCTTTATACTTTTTACGATTCTCGTCAACACGGCCATTGGTTATAAGCTTTTGGTTGAAGGTAAAAGGGTTAATTCTCTTGCACTAGTCGCTGACGGCAGGCATTTGATGACGGACAGCATTAGCAGTTTGGTCCTGATATTCAGCGTTGGGCTTATATTGCTCACTGGTTATGTCTGGATTGACAGCGTTGCATCATTGCTTTTTGGTGTTTTCCTGGCTTACAATGGTTTTCTGCTCGTTAGTAAATCTGTTGCAGGCCTGATGGACGCCGTTGACGACGCATTGCTGGAAAAAGTGGTGCAGACATTGAAGTCGAATAAAAAAACAGAATGGATCGACGTGCACAACCTGCGCGTGCAGCAATATGGCTCAGATCTACACATCGATTGCCATTTGACACTGCCTTATTATTGGGAGCTGCAAAAAGTGCATGAAACAATTCATAATTTTGAAAATATACTAAAAGACAGCCATACGGGAGAAACGGAAATTTTCGTTCATGCTGACCCATGCCTTTATCAATGCTGTTACTTTTGCCGGGTGGCGGATTGTCCCGTTCGCCAGCACGCGTTTATCAAGGACATTGACTGGGACGCTGCGAGTCTCGTGAAGAACGAGAAGTTGTATAATGAAGCAAGAATTCACATTCCTTAA
- a CDS encoding GNAT family N-acetyltransferase — MPSFSIKHATVADIPEIIAIQEKTWEPTYGDILTKEQIDFMFEKIYSHESLLRQFTVEQHYFLILLNDHKPEGFASVSGEGPEKFKLHKIYVLPSTQGTGAGKYLLAETEKYAESVGGKTLVLNVNRYNKARGFYEKMGFAVTGEEDIPIGPFWMNDYILEKQLN, encoded by the coding sequence ATGCCATCATTCTCAATAAAGCATGCAACAGTTGCGGACATCCCGGAGATCATCGCAATCCAGGAAAAGACTTGGGAACCCACTTATGGTGACATACTTACCAAAGAGCAGATCGACTTTATGTTTGAAAAAATATATTCTCACGAATCTCTTTTACGTCAATTTACCGTTGAGCAGCATTACTTCCTGATTTTGTTGAACGACCATAAGCCGGAAGGCTTTGCATCCGTCTCCGGGGAAGGGCCGGAAAAGTTTAAGTTACATAAAATATATGTACTTCCTTCAACGCAGGGCACAGGCGCAGGGAAATATCTGCTGGCCGAAACTGAAAAATATGCAGAATCGGTCGGGGGAAAAACGCTGGTTTTGAATGTCAACCGATATAACAAAGCCAGGGGTTTTTATGAAAAAATGGGCTTCGCCGTAACCGGCGAAGAGGACATCCCGATAGGCCCATTCTGGATGAACGACTACATCCTGGAAAAGCAACTGAACTGA
- a CDS encoding NUDIX domain-containing protein, giving the protein MRVITTENNWKTLSTETVYENAWLELSHRDVINPSGNKGIYGLVKFKNQAIGVIPLDAEGNIYLVGQYRYAIDEYSWEIPEGGGALEADPLDAAKRELKEETGLVAEKWTKLGRIHTSNSATNEEGFLFIAEELTQKDAEPEDTEDLQVRKVSLREAVDMCMRSEITDSLSVCAILMTARLKGI; this is encoded by the coding sequence ATGCGGGTTATAACCACAGAAAATAATTGGAAAACACTTTCAACTGAAACTGTCTACGAAAATGCATGGCTCGAACTGAGCCATCGCGATGTGATCAACCCGTCTGGAAATAAGGGCATTTATGGGCTTGTAAAATTTAAAAATCAGGCCATTGGCGTAATTCCATTGGATGCGGAAGGGAACATTTATCTGGTAGGCCAGTATCGCTATGCAATCGATGAATATTCCTGGGAAATTCCGGAAGGCGGCGGAGCGCTGGAGGCGGATCCGCTGGACGCTGCCAAACGTGAATTGAAGGAGGAAACGGGTTTGGTTGCTGAAAAATGGACTAAACTCGGTCGAATTCACACTTCAAATTCGGCTACAAATGAAGAAGGTTTTCTTTTCATCGCAGAAGAACTGACGCAAAAGGACGCTGAACCGGAGGATACGGAAGATCTGCAGGTGCGGAAGGTGTCTTTGCGGGAAGCGGTTGATATGTGCATGCGTTCCGAAATTACCGATTCGCTTTCTGTATGCGCCATTTTAATGACCGCCAGACTGAAGGGAATCTGA
- a CDS encoding 6-pyruvoyl trahydropterin synthase family protein has protein sequence MAQKVAVFRKEHFNAAHRLNNPEWSAEKNENVFGKCNNPNFHGHNYELIVQVTGEVDPQTGYVLDMKVLSSVLKEFILDRFDHKNLNLDVEEFKSLNPSAENIAIVIYSILRSKIDSGLDLKVRLYETERNFVEYPVD, from the coding sequence ATGGCGCAAAAGGTGGCGGTGTTTCGAAAGGAACATTTCAATGCGGCTCATCGACTCAACAACCCGGAATGGTCGGCTGAAAAAAATGAGAACGTGTTTGGCAAATGCAATAACCCTAATTTCCACGGGCACAATTATGAACTGATCGTGCAAGTGACGGGGGAAGTTGATCCTCAAACAGGTTATGTGTTGGATATGAAGGTTTTAAGTTCCGTCTTAAAGGAATTTATACTCGATCGTTTCGACCATAAAAACCTTAATCTGGACGTCGAAGAATTCAAGTCCCTTAACCCCTCCGCGGAAAACATCGCGATCGTTATATATTCAATATTAAGATCAAAAATTGATTCAGGCCTTGACCTGAAAGTCAGATTATATGAAACAGAACGGAACTTCGTCGAATATCCAGTCGACTGA